A part of Capsicum annuum cultivar UCD-10X-F1 chromosome 6, UCD10Xv1.1, whole genome shotgun sequence genomic DNA contains:
- the LOC124899401 gene encoding uncharacterized protein LOC124899401 — MKVHPVPRTFGLSPSNASVCRKKKLRRLPHIFAKVLELPFHSDSDVSIQETRDSLRFVIPTDDVGDDDNIRTHIIEIYPGVTKIVIRGDHDVSDSSLSGLEIDLWRFRLPGSTVPELASACFSDGELVVTVPKGEEDGADGDDHDPQGS, encoded by the exons ATGAAGGTTCATCCAGTACCGAGGACCTTTGGTTTGTCTCCGTCAAACGCCTCCGTTTGCCGGAAAAAGAAGCTCAGGCGGCTACCCCATATCTTCGCGAAGGTTCTGGAACTTCCGTTTCATTCCGATTCCGATGTTTCAATTCAGGAAACTCGTGATTCGCTGCGATTCGTCATCCCAACTGATGATGTCGGTGATGATGATAATATTAGGACCCACATAATTGAGATCTATCCAGGTGTTACTAAGATTGTTATACGAGGCGACCACGATGTTTCTGATTCATCTTTGTCTGGTTTGGAGATCGACTTGTGGCGGTTTCGGCTTCCGGGGTCAACTGTGCCGGAGCTGGCTAGTGCCTGTTTCAGCGACGGTGAGCTGGTGGTCACGGTGCCTAAAGGGGAGGAGGACGGTGCCGATGGCGATGATCATG ACCCTCAAGGatcatga